Proteins encoded by one window of Pseudobdellovibrionaceae bacterium:
- the nrdF gene encoding class 1b ribonucleoside-diphosphate reductase subunit beta: MSTFKNIKAINWNRIEDEKDLEVWNRLTGNFWLPEKVPLSNDIPSWATLNPMEQQLTIRVFTGLTLLDTIQNTVGALELVKDAVTPHEEAVLTNISFMEAVHAKSYSSIFSTLCLMKDVDEAYRWSEENEFLQKKSELILTEYLADDPLKKKISSVFLESFLFYSGFYLPMYWSSRAKLTNTADLIRLIIRDEAVHGYYIGYKFQKAYEKLPEAQQKELKDYAFSLLFDLYENESRYTEDLYDPVGWTEDVKKFLHYNANKALMNLGFEPLFPASVTDVNPAILAALSPNADENHDFFSGSGSSYVIGKTVVTEDEDWNF, translated from the coding sequence ATGAGTACATTTAAAAATATTAAAGCCATCAATTGGAACCGCATTGAAGATGAAAAAGATTTAGAGGTCTGGAACCGTCTGACTGGAAACTTTTGGCTTCCAGAAAAAGTACCCTTATCTAATGACATCCCGTCTTGGGCCACCTTAAACCCCATGGAACAGCAACTCACTATTCGTGTGTTCACAGGTCTTACACTACTAGACACTATCCAAAACACCGTAGGGGCATTAGAGCTTGTTAAAGACGCTGTCACCCCTCACGAAGAGGCTGTTTTAACCAATATCTCTTTTATGGAAGCCGTTCACGCTAAGTCTTACTCTTCTATCTTTTCCACCCTATGTTTAATGAAAGATGTGGATGAAGCTTACAGATGGAGTGAAGAGAATGAGTTTTTACAAAAAAAATCAGAGCTGATCCTGACTGAATATTTAGCTGACGATCCTTTAAAGAAAAAAATCTCAAGCGTATTTTTAGAAAGCTTTTTATTTTATTCTGGGTTTTATCTTCCCATGTACTGGTCAAGTCGTGCTAAACTGACAAACACCGCTGACCTTATCCGTTTGATCATACGAGACGAGGCCGTGCATGGATATTACATTGGGTATAAGTTCCAAAAGGCTTATGAGAAACTTCCTGAAGCTCAGCAAAAAGAACTCAAAGACTATGCTTTCTCTCTGTTATTTGATCTTTACGAAAATGAATCCAGATACACAGAAGATTTGTATGATCCCGTAGGTTGGACTGAAGATGTGAAAAAGTTTTTGCACTATAATGCCAACAAGGCGTTGATGAACTTAGGTTTTGAACCTCTGTTCCCTGCGTCTGTCACTGACGTCAACCCTGCGATCTTAGCCGCCCTTTCCCCCAACGCAGATGAAAACCACGACTTCTTCTCAGGTTCAGGTTCTTCTTATGTGATTGGCAAAACCGTGGTGACTGAAGACGAAGATTGGAACTTCTAG
- a CDS encoding TonB-dependent receptor, translating to MLRWVLVLLCLALASVETFAAESVEEKIEPVVFTGTRRARSLTNSPVKTEHVGKEVIERNHHSDVSQVLDNIPGVTLQNLTGRLGQAPVIQGLSDDRVLVLIDGIPQLQISSSGYDLTQMSVNDIESVEVIKGAASSLYGSQAMGGVINIITKRPTERTAYSLDLKNLYTSDEQLDSVRTLPNVINAHVSGGVSDLFLYKLSFGHRRQGVIDLDPSTVAQDVGETLRHNLSGNLTKKFNKNMTVSLDAQLIDEELSKTVSAPVGGMGYVPILNESYTTTQTYTLGNNYSFYNGSNLKTTLFYSQVVDRLVLNDNPATSYVENEKSADLNTVMLETQYDVEFFPNQETTIGAQYRYQFLDQDNVVNNSSGSASNKEVDRKTLWSVESYAQHSLKYKNTEFTPGVRGQYDSHFGSQVTPSMNFMYSPKWFEDIQSNIRGSIGVGYRVPTLRERFFYMDHRALAGYIIEGSTDLQPEQSVSYQLGIELINRDKFSFHMNGFLNNVRDMVSVIEGTTSDGTMLFTYGNIENVQTRGVEFTASVQPFAKWTIEQDVTLSRSINQNENTEVPLRPRTIYKLRAHWQANSKLMLSGIFRYQSDEYVNVSNTDISQSYSVLDLMLNYQYDPRLKLYAGVENMFDVTRNPAKDGEMLAFDNRPVMGRQFYIGINFANM from the coding sequence ATGTTAAGATGGGTTCTTGTTCTTTTATGTTTAGCTTTAGCAAGTGTAGAGACATTTGCTGCTGAAAGCGTAGAAGAAAAGATAGAGCCCGTCGTATTTACAGGCACCCGTCGTGCTAGGTCTCTCACCAACTCACCTGTGAAGACTGAACATGTAGGCAAAGAGGTCATCGAAAGAAATCATCACTCTGATGTGTCGCAAGTTTTAGATAATATTCCAGGTGTGACCTTGCAAAATCTGACAGGGCGCTTAGGACAAGCTCCTGTGATTCAAGGTTTGAGTGACGATCGGGTCTTGGTGCTGATTGATGGTATCCCTCAGTTGCAAATCTCATCTTCAGGTTATGATCTCACTCAGATGTCTGTAAACGACATCGAAAGCGTGGAAGTGATCAAAGGGGCAGCGTCTTCGCTTTATGGCAGTCAAGCTATGGGCGGAGTGATCAACATCATCACCAAAAGACCTACAGAACGCACGGCTTACTCACTGGATCTTAAAAATCTTTATACCTCTGACGAGCAATTGGATTCTGTGCGGACTTTACCTAACGTCATCAACGCCCATGTCTCTGGTGGTGTTTCGGATTTGTTTTTGTATAAGTTGTCCTTTGGTCATCGCCGTCAAGGTGTGATTGATTTAGATCCTTCTACCGTTGCGCAAGACGTGGGGGAGACTTTAAGACATAATCTTTCAGGCAATCTGACCAAAAAGTTCAACAAAAATATGACAGTGAGCCTAGATGCTCAACTTATAGATGAAGAGTTAAGTAAAACCGTCTCCGCACCTGTGGGTGGAATGGGGTATGTGCCTATTTTAAACGAAAGTTACACCACCACGCAGACTTACACTTTAGGCAACAACTACAGCTTTTATAATGGATCAAATTTAAAAACGACGTTGTTTTATTCCCAAGTGGTAGACAGGTTGGTGCTCAATGATAACCCCGCAACCTCTTATGTTGAAAATGAAAAAAGTGCTGATCTCAACACTGTGATGCTTGAAACTCAGTACGACGTCGAGTTTTTCCCTAACCAAGAGACCACAATTGGGGCTCAGTATCGGTACCAGTTCCTAGATCAAGACAATGTGGTGAATAACTCTTCAGGCTCTGCATCGAATAAAGAAGTGGATAGAAAAACACTTTGGTCGGTAGAGTCTTACGCCCAACACAGTTTAAAATATAAAAACACGGAATTCACTCCTGGTGTGAGAGGGCAATATGACAGCCACTTTGGTTCGCAAGTCACGCCTTCAATGAATTTTATGTACTCACCTAAATGGTTTGAAGACATACAGAGCAACATCCGTGGGTCTATTGGTGTAGGATATAGAGTGCCCACATTAAGAGAGCGCTTCTTTTATATGGACCACCGTGCCCTTGCAGGATACATCATTGAAGGTTCCACAGATCTTCAACCTGAACAGTCGGTCAGTTATCAATTAGGTATTGAACTGATCAATCGAGACAAGTTTTCTTTTCACATGAATGGATTTTTAAATAATGTGCGTGACATGGTCAGTGTGATTGAAGGGACAACTTCGGATGGTACGATGCTGTTCACTTACGGTAATATTGAAAATGTGCAGACTCGAGGGGTGGAGTTCACGGCTTCCGTGCAGCCTTTTGCAAAATGGACCATCGAACAAGATGTGACTCTTTCTAGGTCCATCAATCAAAACGAAAATACTGAAGTGCCTCTAAGGCCCAGAACCATTTATAAATTACGAGCCCATTGGCAGGCAAACAGCAAATTGATGCTGTCAGGGATATTTAGATATCAAAGTGATGAGTACGTAAATGTCTCTAACACGGACATTTCACAGTCCTATTCGGTTTTGGATCTGATGCTGAATTATCAGTATGATCCACGTTTGAAGTTGTATGCAGGGGTAGAAAATATGTTCGATGTTACTCGTAATCCTGCTAAGGACGGGGAAATGTTGGCCTTTGATAATCGTCCTGTGATGGGTCGACAGTTTTATATTGGAATCAACTTTGCAAATATGTAA
- a CDS encoding HmuY family protein — protein sequence MKERIKIQILSVILMTFTACGELESKSNNTLPPSSGGANGEQSATQNEDVTSAEDTDEMVVITGPEVLASTLVFTDTLFSDYKWYSYNMLNHRVYPLFDVYAIRSGSAGQYYKVQIIDYYSKTTQEAGHYELRVQRPDGVVKTVSVAAVGCGDPIGGVVPECDEKNTYVFLNLDTNQVTHMTAEVAITKADWDLGFKRTDVLLNSPSAGAGSTQGAFLYRNPDFFGAFGFAKYDLLMEAYVNGGEEQAFHDAGFVVP from the coding sequence ATGAAAGAAAGGATAAAGATTCAAATTTTATCAGTCATTCTTATGACATTCACAGCGTGCGGAGAGTTAGAGTCTAAATCTAATAATACCCTTCCTCCTTCATCAGGCGGAGCAAATGGGGAACAGTCAGCTACCCAGAATGAAGATGTCACTAGTGCAGAAGATACAGATGAGATGGTGGTGATCACAGGCCCTGAAGTTTTAGCTTCGACCTTGGTTTTTACAGATACGCTATTTTCAGATTATAAGTGGTACAGTTACAATATGCTTAATCATAGAGTGTATCCACTTTTTGATGTGTATGCGATCCGTTCAGGTTCTGCTGGACAGTACTATAAGGTGCAGATCATTGATTACTATTCTAAAACCACACAAGAGGCAGGCCACTACGAGCTTCGCGTTCAACGTCCTGATGGTGTAGTGAAAACAGTATCTGTTGCCGCCGTTGGATGTGGTGATCCCATTGGTGGAGTCGTGCCTGAGTGTGACGAGAAGAACACCTATGTCTTCTTAAACCTTGATACAAATCAAGTGACACACATGACGGCAGAAGTGGCTATTACTAAAGCGGACTGGGATTTAGGGTTTAAAAGAACGGATGTGTTGCTAAACAGTCCATCAGCAGGAGCGGGTTCTACTCAAGGTGCCTTTCTGTACAGAAACCCAGACTTCTTTGGCGCTTTTGGTTTTGCCAAATATGATCTGCTTATGGAGGCGTACGTAAACGGTGGTGAAGAGCAAGCCTTCCATGATGCAGGTTTTGTTGTCCCTTAA